In Bradyrhizobium sp. 200, the sequence GAGAAACTCGATCACGCTGGGCTCGATAGCTGCCGGCCGGTCGTGGCCGAGCACAGCAGTCGCTGCGATCATGTCGCAGCGCTCCCTGAAAACGACCGATATCGCCGTCTTGCCAGGCGGATTGCGAGCGTTGAGCGTGTAAGCGCGGCTGCGACCTTCCATCGACGCAATTCTGACTGGGCGACTGGTGCCGAGCGGCGAGACGTCGCCGACGAGGACAAGATCTCCCATGCGGTCCACATCGTCGTCGTCCGCTACGCCGGTCGTGCAATTGCAAAAGCCGATCTTCGCACGCAGATAAACGTTCACTTCGGTACCGCAGTCCGCAGCCCTGCAGCGGAACGCCTTTCCCTTCCCAAAGGGATCGCTCGGGAAGGGCCAAGCTATCTCGGTCCATACCGGCGCGGTCGCAGTTGCGGCCGCGCGCTGTGGCAGACCGGACCATGCCAGCATCGCCGCCAGCACAGTTCCCAGCGACGCTGCTACAATGGCGACACGACCTACGGCCCTCATTGCACCACCGTTTTGGCTTCTGGTTGGTCTAGTTGCTGGCGAGATACTTCTTCGCCGCCGCGACCTCTGGCCGCTCCGCGTCGGCATTCGCCGTCAGCGCCACCAGTTGTTGATAGTTCTGTCGTGCCGCAGCCTTGTCACCGAGCGTGTCGGCCGCCTTGGCTGCGCCTGCATAGCCTTGGAGGCGGTTCGGCTCCTTGGCCTTGGTGGCCTCGAAGGCCACAAGCGCCTCCTTAGCCATGTTGCGATCGAGCAGCATGAAGCCGTAAAGCTCCCGCGCCGGGGCCAGCGGGCCGGGCGTGACCACGTGCTTTTCGGTCTTGTCCTCGGCGTCCGCTGCAGCGCTCATGGCCCTGAGAGCGTCGTCGTATTTGCCCTCCGAGTGAAGCACCCAGGCCGCGGCCACCTGACGCTGGATGTCGACAATCTCCGACCAGTAATTATCCTTGGCTTCGCGCAACTTGTCGCGCAATTCTGCGAGCTTTTGGACGTCGGCCTTGGCGGCTTCCGGCTTGCCGGTGCGCGCCGCGCCGAGCGCGCGAGCGAAGTGCGAGATTGCCATCGCGAAGTTCAGGTTGCTTTGCCTCACAGACAGTTGGGAGGCGGCATCCCAGTCGCCGCGCTCGATCGCGTAGCGGGCCGGCGAAGCCGCCAGCGCATAGTCGGCCGCCGCGACTGTGACCTTGAAATCGGTGTCCCCTGCCATTTCGTCCATGACGGCGCGCGCCTGCTGATCCTGGGCAAGTTGGAGGTGGGCATAAACCATATAATCCTGCGCGTGCAGATAATTACCCACCGACTTCTCGGCCTTGGCTGCTTTTACCGAGGCAGTGTTGGAGGCGATCGATTCCTTCCAGTAGCCGACGCGGGTGTAGATGTGCGACGGCATGTGCTGGGCGTGCGGCGCGGCCGGCGCGATCTTGGCGTAGCGGTTGGCGGCGCCGAGACCTTTTTGTGCGGTCGCCGGATAATCATAGAGGTGGATCAGGTAGTGCGTCACCCCCGGATGCTGCGGAAGCCGTATGGAAATCGGCTCCAGGATTGAGGCGCCCTTGGTCTGCTGTGCGTAAGTCTTGTCGTTCAGGTCCGCCGAAGTGTTGAGCGTGATGGCGTAGGCGATCTGAGCCTCGTCGTCGTCTGGATATTTCGCTGCGATTTTCGCTTGCGCATCCCGGAAGGCGCGCATGCGCTGGACGTGGGAAACTTTGTCGTAATCGGCGTACATCACCATAAGGGCATCAATGTAGTCACGTTCGCGCTCGGTCTTGGCCCCGATTTCCTTGGCCTTCGTGATGGCGGCAAGTCCGGGCGCGAGGTTCGGCCGCGGGATTGCGGCGTGCGGGTTGTCCATCAGCGTGAGCGCGATGCCCCAATATGCCATGGCACATGTCGGGTCAGCCTTGATGACCTCGTCAAAGATCTCTTTGGCGTTGTTGTACCAATAAGAGTGCTGATAGCGCATCGCGCGATCGAAACGACGCTGCGCCACGTCGTTGCAAGAGATTTTAAAGTGCACTTGACCGAGCTGCTGATCCACATCGTCTTGCGCGAACAGCGGCTGGGGTGTCGATAGGGTAAAAGCTGCGACGGTAAACCCGAGGAGAGACTTCCGCATGGCGTTCCTCCCTTTGGAGTATCTAGAAAGAATAGATTGCACTATACGACTTTCGTGCTTGCGCTTGAATGGATATGTTGATCGTGGCAGCGCAACTGACCTTTCGACCCTTGAACTTAAACAGCTCGCGGAGGTCCGGTGCGAGTCCACCTTCCGATCAGCACTTAGCCTCGCCCGCGATAGGGCGCGACGCCCTGGTCGGGTACCCACATGCCGTTGGGGAGTTTGCCGGTCTGCCAGAACACGTCGATCGGAATGCCGCCGCGCGGATACCAATAGCCGCCGATGCGAAGCCATCTCGGCTTGATCTCGGTCACGATCCGCTTGCCGATCATATCCGTGCGATCCTCATGGAACGCGCCGTGATTGCGAAAACTCGCGACGCAGCCAAACTCGGATTGATGCAAGTTTGATGAAAGATAGTTGAGCGTCAGAGGCAGAGAATGTTCTCCTCAAAACCAAGCGCATCGCGATCGATCGGTCGCAAATGCGTGGCATCGAGGCAGCGGTAGCCACAACCCTCAAGGCGTTCAATGATCCGTCTGCCGTCCAGCGGCTCGGGGCGATTCAGATCGGTGAGGACCTCGCACAGGATCGGCACTTTGCGACCGCTCTTTGCCAGCACGCCTTGCATGCCGTCGAAGACCGCAGCCTCGAAACCTTCGACGTCGATCTTGATAAGGCCAACGCGATCGAGATCGATTTTCCGCTCGCGTACATAACTATCGAAGCCGATAACCTCAACGGTCATATTTTCCGTGAGCTCGCTGGCGTGGTCGAGGAAGCCGGTAGCAAGTGAACTCGACCCGATATTGATATCGTAATTGTCGAAATTCTCCGCGCGTGGCGCGACGACGGCCATCGCGAAGGCGCCAGGCCGCGCGCCGCAGGCAACCTGATTGGCGACAATCCGATAACCGGGATTGAGCTCCGCGAGCCGTCGGACAAAGGTGAAATATTGTGGCACCGGCTCGAAGGCGTGCACCTCGCCGCTCTGGCCCACGAGCGACAAGCTATAGGCCGACCAGTAACCGCAATTGGCGCCGATATCGACGAAGATATTGCCAGGAGCCAGGTAGCGTTTGAAGATGCGTTCGAGAAACATTTCGTGAGTATGGAAAAAGTACTTCTTCATCAGCCGATGCAATGACATGTCGATCTCGTAATGCACGCCATTGAAGTGCGTGGTCGCGAGGCCCGTCGGCGGCGTTCTGAACTGCTCGATCGCGCGGCGCTGTACGATATCGGCGAGCCGGAGCGGATCGCTCGATGCATATTTCAGGAGAAAGCGGGCGGTCTTCCGGGCAATCATGGCGGCCTCGCGAACTTGATGTCGCGAACATGCGGGCGACCTGTGGCTCGTAGTTGACCAATCTGTGGCGTCAATCGTTCGAGAGTTTTTTTTCTCAGCCGTGAATTTCTGCGCCTGCGATGTATGCAAGCGGCCGTTTTTTTCTCAACCGGGCCTCACTAGAGGCGTCTTCTGAATGTTCCGCGCGCAGCAGAAGGCGTTCAAGCCATGCCCGGACGCTTGGCGTGCCTAGCCCCGCCCGCGATAGGGCGCGACGCCCTGGTCGGGTACCCACATGCCGTTGGGGAGTTTGCCGGTCTGCCAGAACACGTCGATCGGAATGCCGCCGCGCGGATACCAGTAGCCGCCGATGCGAAGCCATTTCGGCTTGATCTCGGCGGCGATCCGCTTGCCGATCATGACGGTGCAATCCTCGTGGAACGCCCCGTGATTGCGAAAACTCGCGACATAGAGTTTCAGCGATTTGGATTCCAAGAGCCACTGGCCGGGCACGTAGTCGATCATGAGATGCGCGAAATCCGGCTGACCCGTCACAGGGCAGATCGAGGTGAATTCCGGTGCGGTGAAGCGCACCAGGTAATTGGTATCCGCCTGCGGATTGGGCACGCGGTCGAGCTGCGCCTTTTCCGGGCTGTCAGGCCATTCCACGGCGCGGCCGAGCTGCAATGATTTCTGCAATGATTTTTTGGCCATCATGATCGTCCTTTGCGAGCGCTGACATGGCCGCAACGGGGCGGAGTCGTCAACCGTTAGCGCGCGGACGGATCGGCGAGAAACCGCACCAGCGCTTGCCGTTCAGTGGCGTCCTCGATCCCGCGCATCGACATCCACAACCCAGGAAACATCGCGGCGGGATCGGCAAGGAAGGTTTCGAGGCGTTTTCGGTCCCAGCGCAGTCCCTCGTCGCGCGCCTTGCGCAGCACCGGCGAGTAATCGAATTCGGCGTCGTCAGCCACCGTGCGGCCGATTAGGCCGGAAAGATTGGGGCCGGGCAGGCCGCGCTCCGCGGGATCGAGGCTGTGGCAGGCGCGGCAGGGCGTAAACGCCCGCACACCATCTTCCTCCGCGGTGGCGGGAGCAGGCAGCAGAAGGCACAACAGCAGCAGGAAGGCGAAGGACTTCACGCGACCGTCTGTATCACGACCAGGCGGTCATTGCCGGATTCGCCGCCCCAGGTTTCGCCGGGCCGGCCGTCGAGCTGGCGCACATTCGCGCCCGATTTGTCGCTGGGGAACGCGTTGAACTTCTCCGTCACGGGATCGAAGCGCACGATCGCGTTGGCGCCGAAATCGGTGAGCCAGACCTTGTCCTTGTCGTCGACGTAAACCGCATAGGCGCGCGGGCCTGTGCCGGGCAACTTCCACGCCTTCCAGGAGCCGTCGGCAGGATCGTGGACCGATACATTGCCGCTATTCCATTCGCTGACCCAGATCCGGCCCTTCGAATCCGACCACACGCGCCGCGCGCCCTGGTTCGGCGTCGGCGGCTCGACCACGGTCGCGTTGCCGGTCGCCGGATCGATTTTGGCGATGTGGTTGCCGGCCAGCGAGGCGTACCAGATGTCGCCCTTCGGCGTGACCGTCATGCCGTAGGTGCCGCGCCCGCGCGGCGACTTGAACACCGTCATGTCGCCGGATTTAGGATCGAGCCGGCCATAGATGCCGGATTGTCCAGTGAACCAGTAGATGCCGCTCTTGTCGAAGACGGCGGTGTTGAGGTTGGCGTACGCCTCCTTTTCGGGCAGTCGGAACAGCGTCACCTTGTGATCACTGGGGTCGACGCGCGCGATTGCATTCTGTCCGCCTTCGGTCACCCAGGGCGCGCCGTCCGGGCCGATGATGACGCCATGGGGCGCGGCGCCCTTGCCGAGATCGATCAGCTTGTAGGACCCGTCGCGCGGATCGAGCCGGCCCAGCGTGCCGTTGCGCTGGCCGCAGAACCAGATCGTTCCATCAGGGGCGGGCGTCGTGTCGCGCGAGCCCATGCCCGCCTTGACTGGATAATATTTGACGCGGAACGGGCCTTCCTGGGCCGCAGCATTTCGCATGACGGCGGGCGCGGCCAGGATTCCGACGGCGGCGGTTCCAAGAAACTGGCGGCGATTCATTGCGTTACCCCGGTCTATCAATGTGAAGGTTTGGACGCTGATATCAACCTTGAAGCAACTCTATCCTGCCCCGGCTCTATCGTCCGGAAAAGGCCACAGCCAAAGCGTTCACATTTGCTTGCGCGCCGTGTAAGACGCCCCCGAACCTGACCCACCACTCCCAGGAAAGTTTAAGACATGACCGCCATCGTCGACATCATTGGCCGTGAAATTCTCGATAGCCGGGGCAATCCCACCGTTGAAGTCGATGTGGTGCTGGAAGACGGCTCGATCGGCCGTGCGGCCGTTCCCTCCGGCGCCTCCACCGGCGCGCATGAGGCCGTCGAACTCCGGGACGGCGACAAAAAGCGCTATCTGGGCAAGGGCGTGCAGAAGGCGGTCGAGGCCGTCAACGGCGAAATCTTCGAGGCGCTGAGCGATCAGGCCGTCGAGGACCAGGTCCACATCGACCAGATCATGATCGATCTCGACGGCACGCCGAACAAGAGCCGGCTCGGGGCCAACGCCATCCTCGGCGTCTCGCTCGCCTGCGCCAAGGCGGCGGCCGAATCCTTCGACATGCCGCTCTATCGCTATGTCGGCGGCACCTCGGCGCGGACGCTGCCGGTGCCGATGATGAACATCATCAATGGCGGCGTGCATGCTGACAACCCGATCGACTTCCAGGAATTCATGATCCTCCCCGTGGGTGCAGCGAGCTTCGCCGAGGCGCTGCGCTGCGGCTCGGAAATCTTCCACACGCTGCGCGGCGAACTGAAAAAGGCCGGCCACAACACCAATGTCGGCGACGAGGGCGGCTTTGCGCCGAACCTGCCGTCGGCGGATGCCGCGCTCGATTTCGTGGTGAGCGCCATTGGAAAGGCCGGCTACAAGGCGGGCTCCGACGTGATGCTCGGCCTCGATTGCGCAGCGACCGAGTTCTTCAAAGACGGCGCTTACGTCTATGGCGGCGAGAACAAGACCCGCTCGCGCTCGGAGCAGGCAAAATATCTCGCCGATCTCGTCTCGCGCTATCCGATCGTCACCATCGAGGATGGCATGTCCGAGGACGACATGGACGGCTGGAAGGAATTGACTGACCTGGTCGGCAAGAAGTGCCAACTCGTCGGCGACGATCTGTTCGTCACCAACGTCACCCGCCTTGCCGACGGCATCAAGAACGGCCGCGCCAACTCGATCCTGATCAAGGTCAACCAGATCGGTACGTTGACGGAAACGCTCGCCGCCGTCGAACTGGCGCACAAGTACGGCTATACCTCCGTGATGTCGCACCGCTCCGGCGAAACGGAAGATTCCACCATCGCCGACCTCGCGGTCGCCACCAATTGCGGCCAGATCAAAACCGGCTCGCTCGCGCGCTCCGACCGCACCGCCAAGTACAACCAGCTCCTGCGCATTGAGCAGCAGCTCGGCAAGCAGGCGAAATATGCCGGCAAATCGGCGCTGAAGGCACTGGCGTAATGCGCCGGCGCCTCCAGATATAACGGACACAAAAGGGGGAGGATTGCGATGAGTGACGGCAAAACCGGGCTTCAACTGCGCTCGCTGCTCAAGAAGGGCGGCGAACTCGAACTGTCGCTGGTGGACGTCCCGACGCCTGAGCCGGCCGACGACGAAGTCGTGGTCCGGGTCGAGGCCACGCCGATCAATCCGTCCGATCTCGGGCTCCTGATCGGTCCGGCTGATATGTCGACCGCGCAGGTTTCCGGCAGCCAGGAAGCGCCCGTGGTCACGGCGAAGATGCCGGAAGCCGCCCTGCGGATGATGGCGGCGCGGCTCGATCAGTCGCTCCCGGTCGGCAATGAGGGCGCCGGCGTCGTGATCAGGACCGGATCGTCGGATGCCGCCAAGGCGCTAATGGGCAAGAACGTCTCGATGATCGGCGGCGCGATGTACGCGCAATATCGCACCATGAAGGTGAGGGACGTGATGGAGCTTCCCGCCGGCACCACGCCTGCCGACGGCGCGTCATGGTTCGTCAATCCGCTGACCGCGCTCGGCATGACCGAAACCATGCGGCGCGAAAATCACAAGGCGCTGGTACATACCGCGGCCGCCTCCAACCTCGGGCAGATGCTCAACAAGATCTGCATCAAGGACGGCATCGGCCTCGTCAACATCGTGCGCAGCAAGGAGCAGGCGGATATCCTGCACAAGATCGGCGCCAAACATGTCGTCGATTCCACCGCGGACAGCTTCATGGACGATCTGACCGGCGCGCTGGTGGAAACCGGCGCCACCATTGCGTTCGACGCCATCGGCGGCGGCAAGCTCGCGGGGCAAATCCTCACCTGCATGGAGATCGCGGCCAACAAGACCGCCAAGGAATACAGCCGCTACGGCTCCAACGTGTACAAGCAGGTCTATATCTACGGCAGCCTCGACAACCGTCCGACCGAACTGAGCCGGGCGTTCGGCCTGACCTGGGGTGTCGGCGGTTGGCTGCTGACGCCGTTCCTGCAGAAGATCGGCCCCGCCGAAATCGGGAAGCTGCGCCAGCGCGTCGCTTCCGAGCTCAAGACCACCTTCGCCAGCCACTACACGCGGGTGGTGTCACTGCAGGAGACGCTGCAGCTCTCCAACATCGCGGTCTACAACAAGCGCTCCACCGGCGAGAAATTCCTGATCAACCCGAACAAGGGTACTTGAGCGCTGTCTCGCGGACGAATCGAGGGGCCGCAAACTTGCGGCCCTTTTTTGCGGCTCAGTGGAACTTTAGAGATGTGTAACTGGCATTTTGCCCGTCAATCCGTCGCCACGGGCGGATTCATCAATGCGACAAGGTTGGCTGTGGTTGTGCTGGCGGCCGTTGTGCTGCTGTTCGGCAAGGGGGCCTATGCAGCGCAGGTTGAGTGGACCGATCCGATATCATGCAACTACAAGATAAGATTCGATCCAAAGAAGCACGACGCGGCGCGAGTGTTGAATACGGCCGATTTTGTTTTCGAGAGCCGGCGTATTCCATCTTTCCCGATTCCCGACGCCCATATTCCGTACGGAATATCCAGCATTGGCGCATACCGAGAGGCGTGTTCGCGGCACGCTGATTTGTTGACGTCACTGCCTCTTGTGGACTTGCCGGGGCTGGAATCCTACCGAGACCTGAAGATCGAGCAGTTGAAGGATTGGTGCGATTTCGGTACCGCGCTTATACATGGTCACCTCGGCGACATCGCCGCGCTTCGCGCGTTCGAACCTTCGGCCGCCCAGTGCTCGGGATACGTCGATGCGCTTGAAGGAAAGACCGACATCAGGCGGGTCTGGCGCGAACTCGTTGTCTCAAGTTGCCAGAATAACTCCAGGCCGGAGGAGTGCAAGGCTCGCTTCTTGTCAGCCGAAGGTCGGCCCGATGAAGCAGAGCGGATCAGGAAAGATGTGCTGTCGGCTGGCTGGCGGAATTGTTCCACTCCCTATCTAAAGACAGGAAACTCTGTCAGCCGGACAGCCAGGTCAATGCAAGCCAAGCTCGAGCTCAGCTTTCGCAAGCGATTCAGGATGACGCGCGCGCCTTGCGCGGATTAATTTGTCGGCCCGGCTCATCCGAAGGTCAGCCGGCCAGTTTCGGAAACGATGCGTTTCCAACTTATGCTGTTCATGCACTTGCATCTTTTAACCGATCAGGCTTAAGAGGGACCCAGGCGCTTTTGCTTCACAAGGGATATCCAATGGCCACCCATACCATCGTCACGATCGTAGGCTCGCTTCGCAAGGAGAGCTTTTCGCTCAAGATCGCCAATGCGCTCGCCAAACTGGCGCCGGCTTCGCTGAAGCTCGACGTGACAACGCTCGAAAGCATTTCCTTCTTCAATCAGGATCTGGAAGCCAATCCGCCGGCCGACTGGCTGGCGTTCCGCGAAAAGCTGCAGAAGTCGAACGGCGTGCTGTTCGTGACGCCGGAATATAATCGCTCGATCCCCGGCGTGTTGAAGAACGCCATCGACGTCGCCTCGCGGCCCTACGGCAAGAGTTCGTTCCTCGGCAAGCCGGTCGGTATCGT encodes:
- a CDS encoding lyase, whose product is MNRRQFLGTAAVGILAAPAVMRNAAAQEGPFRVKYYPVKAGMGSRDTTPAPDGTIWFCGQRNGTLGRLDPRDGSYKLIDLGKGAAPHGVIIGPDGAPWVTEGGQNAIARVDPSDHKVTLFRLPEKEAYANLNTAVFDKSGIYWFTGQSGIYGRLDPKSGDMTVFKSPRGRGTYGMTVTPKGDIWYASLAGNHIAKIDPATGNATVVEPPTPNQGARRVWSDSKGRIWVSEWNSGNVSVHDPADGSWKAWKLPGTGPRAYAVYVDDKDKVWLTDFGANAIVRFDPVTEKFNAFPSDKSGANVRQLDGRPGETWGGESGNDRLVVIQTVA
- a CDS encoding FkbM family methyltransferase, translated to MIARKTARFLLKYASSDPLRLADIVQRRAIEQFRTPPTGLATTHFNGVHYEIDMSLHRLMKKYFFHTHEMFLERIFKRYLAPGNIFVDIGANCGYWSAYSLSLVGQSGEVHAFEPVPQYFTFVRRLAELNPGYRIVANQVACGARPGAFAMAVVAPRAENFDNYDINIGSSSLATGFLDHASELTENMTVEVIGFDSYVRERKIDLDRVGLIKIDVEGFEAAVFDGMQGVLAKSGRKVPILCEVLTDLNRPEPLDGRRIIERLEGCGYRCLDATHLRPIDRDALGFEENILCL
- a CDS encoding zinc-binding dehydrogenase; this encodes MSDGKTGLQLRSLLKKGGELELSLVDVPTPEPADDEVVVRVEATPINPSDLGLLIGPADMSTAQVSGSQEAPVVTAKMPEAALRMMAARLDQSLPVGNEGAGVVIRTGSSDAAKALMGKNVSMIGGAMYAQYRTMKVRDVMELPAGTTPADGASWFVNPLTALGMTETMRRENHKALVHTAAASNLGQMLNKICIKDGIGLVNIVRSKEQADILHKIGAKHVVDSTADSFMDDLTGALVETGATIAFDAIGGGKLAGQILTCMEIAANKTAKEYSRYGSNVYKQVYIYGSLDNRPTELSRAFGLTWGVGGWLLTPFLQKIGPAEIGKLRQRVASELKTTFASHYTRVVSLQETLQLSNIAVYNKRSTGEKFLINPNKGT
- a CDS encoding c-type cytochrome encodes the protein MKSFAFLLLLCLLLPAPATAEEDGVRAFTPCRACHSLDPAERGLPGPNLSGLIGRTVADDAEFDYSPVLRKARDEGLRWDRKRLETFLADPAAMFPGLWMSMRGIEDATERQALVRFLADPSAR
- a CDS encoding NADPH-dependent FMN reductase, translated to MATHTIVTIVGSLRKESFSLKIANALAKLAPASLKLDVTTLESISFFNQDLEANPPADWLAFREKLQKSNGVLFVTPEYNRSIPGVLKNAIDVASRPYGKSSFLGKPVGIVSNSPGALGGVNAAKHLQNILPGIAGPILGQPEIYLNGVGDAFDDKGQLTKEALQKTLQQYIDAFAAFIEKQNG
- the queF gene encoding preQ(1) synthase, producing MAKKSLQKSLQLGRAVEWPDSPEKAQLDRVPNPQADTNYLVRFTAPEFTSICPVTGQPDFAHLMIDYVPGQWLLESKSLKLYVASFRNHGAFHEDCTVMIGKRIAAEIKPKWLRIGGYWYPRGGIPIDVFWQTGKLPNGMWVPDQGVAPYRGRG
- the eno gene encoding phosphopyruvate hydratase; this translates as MTAIVDIIGREILDSRGNPTVEVDVVLEDGSIGRAAVPSGASTGAHEAVELRDGDKKRYLGKGVQKAVEAVNGEIFEALSDQAVEDQVHIDQIMIDLDGTPNKSRLGANAILGVSLACAKAAAESFDMPLYRYVGGTSARTLPVPMMNIINGGVHADNPIDFQEFMILPVGAASFAEALRCGSEIFHTLRGELKKAGHNTNVGDEGGFAPNLPSADAALDFVVSAIGKAGYKAGSDVMLGLDCAATEFFKDGAYVYGGENKTRSRSEQAKYLADLVSRYPIVTIEDGMSEDDMDGWKELTDLVGKKCQLVGDDLFVTNVTRLADGIKNGRANSILIKVNQIGTLTETLAAVELAHKYGYTSVMSHRSGETEDSTIADLAVATNCGQIKTGSLARSDRTAKYNQLLRIEQQLGKQAKYAGKSALKALA